One window of Candidatus Regiella endosymbiont of Tuberolachnus salignus genomic DNA carries:
- the glyQ gene encoding glycine--tRNA ligase subunit alpha has product MPPFHQQTFQRLILTLQDYWADQGCTIIQPLDIEIGAGTSHPMTCLRAIGPEPIAAAYVQPSRRPTDGRYGENPNRLQHYYQFQVIIKPSPEHMQELYLGSLQQLGIDPTIHDIRFVEDNWENPTLGAWGLGWEVWLNGMEITQFTYFQQVGGLECKPVTGEITYGLERLAMYIQGVESVYDLVWCDGPLGKTTYGDIYHQNEIEQSRYNFEYADVDFLFYCFDQYEKEAKSLLALEKPLPLPAYERILKAAHAFNLLDARKAISVTERQRYILRIRTLTKAVAEAYYAARAALGFPMCKNQDKR; this is encoded by the coding sequence ATGCCACCATTTCATCAGCAAACTTTTCAGCGCTTAATACTGACACTACAAGACTATTGGGCAGACCAAGGTTGTACCATTATTCAACCACTGGATATAGAAATTGGTGCCGGCACTTCACATCCCATGACCTGTCTACGCGCCATTGGCCCCGAGCCCATAGCCGCGGCTTATGTACAACCTTCGCGGCGCCCTACTGACGGTCGTTATGGTGAAAATCCTAATCGTCTACAACATTATTATCAGTTTCAAGTGATCATCAAACCTTCACCTGAACACATGCAAGAGCTTTACTTAGGCTCGTTACAACAATTGGGCATTGATCCCACTATCCACGATATTCGTTTTGTCGAAGATAATTGGGAAAACCCCACACTGGGCGCCTGGGGGCTCGGGTGGGAAGTGTGGCTCAATGGCATGGAAATCACTCAATTTACTTATTTTCAACAAGTTGGGGGGTTGGAATGTAAGCCGGTGACGGGTGAAATAACCTATGGTTTGGAACGACTGGCCATGTACATCCAAGGCGTAGAAAGTGTTTACGATCTTGTTTGGTGCGATGGCCCATTAGGTAAAACCACTTACGGTGATATCTACCACCAAAATGAAATAGAGCAATCTCGCTATAATTTCGAATACGCCGACGTGGATTTTTTATTTTATTGTTTTGATCAATATGAAAAAGAAGCGAAATCATTATTAGCACTGGAAAAACCGTTACCGCTGCCTGCCTATGAACGCATTCTGAAAGCGGCACATGCTTTTAATTTGCTCGATGCGAGAAAAGCCATTTCCGTAACTGAACGCCAACGTTATATCTTACGTATTCGTACCCTCACCAAAGCCGTCGCTGAAGCCTATTATGCTGCCCGTGCAGCATTAGGTTTCCCTATGTGTAAAAATCAGGATAAGAGGTAG
- a CDS encoding TcfC E-set like domain-containing protein — MSKYKYKIILSFLLLAFNINAEETDIEYLVPTGFSTAEYDNSMQLLGVFNGNPLPGAFYFSEELQRLTFNKPFYRNNGVDESTIILLENIFSEFPYTQCKDGCDYVLSGHLIRLDKINQVINITNNKSSNLMPTTTWGLVHNQSIDLAVAANNYRMLSVNGQGYIGLPMQSFGYINWFHNSTRQKNHFLTRQRVGIWYLQKNFPQAYLRTGQKNNLDSQASRIHTMINPWLDQFITLGSHSYLMQNKPSANALTLYAPRSGDYELYREGNLIRRIPAQIGRNSINYNQLPSGYYQLDIRLIDSIGSEISRENVAISNVDYQNNQGWFVTAGRGQNEANLLQLGGSQHNRYFQYNVTLLGDTDHQWIAETNISRPMRFKNIQINPTLGLVSSRNSAGSYGRLRAGNHALGYLTLSYYQLPSIPTYLSDRKNSILSYHRNFGAFQLSYRFDHTNRTVEQSIKASWQWTQPIFNTLFTLAAKRRGDNYSIFLNTAIAFNQINLNIDNTYSDKQLTMSAQYKQQRVDDYGATIFGVDSDITGKNYHFSSDIQRLGSRGNSWLRVGIHDQVINSRLHYDGMLAANSGGIALGSSHHSGVAMLVKTPNLADTPYSFNVEGFPVAHGGTYAVPVSRYQDRRFAHTDWRRSDVDMALKLPADIVRGHPGQVFSVTADVKLNLLYNGFFVDAHHQPISGIIDETGDVIHPNGLFSMNAHRMLKYISIHNQSARYSCDMRQHHNYYYFCRPDLPTLNHQEKL; from the coding sequence ATGTCTAAGTATAAATATAAAATCATACTTAGTTTTTTATTATTAGCATTTAATATTAATGCCGAAGAAACGGATATTGAATATTTGGTGCCAACAGGATTCTCTACTGCCGAATATGATAACAGTATGCAGCTATTGGGTGTTTTCAATGGCAATCCGTTACCTGGTGCCTTTTATTTTTCAGAGGAATTACAGCGACTGACTTTCAATAAACCATTTTATCGTAATAATGGGGTAGATGAATCAACTATTATTTTATTAGAAAATATTTTCTCTGAATTTCCTTATACACAATGTAAAGATGGTTGTGATTATGTGTTATCAGGCCATCTCATTAGGCTAGATAAAATTAACCAAGTCATTAATATCACCAATAATAAAAGTAGCAATCTGATGCCAACCACTACCTGGGGGCTGGTGCATAATCAATCCATTGATTTAGCGGTAGCTGCCAATAATTATCGAATGTTATCAGTAAATGGACAAGGCTATATTGGCTTACCGATGCAATCGTTTGGTTATATTAATTGGTTTCATAACTCAACGCGCCAGAAAAATCATTTTCTGACCCGTCAGAGGGTTGGTATTTGGTATTTACAGAAAAATTTTCCACAAGCCTATCTACGTACTGGCCAGAAAAATAATTTAGACAGTCAAGCAAGCCGGATCCACACCATGATTAATCCCTGGTTAGACCAGTTTATTACCCTGGGTAGTCATTCTTATCTCATGCAAAATAAACCGTCCGCCAACGCTTTAACACTTTATGCTCCCCGCAGTGGTGATTATGAACTTTATCGTGAAGGAAATTTAATTCGTCGTATCCCTGCACAAATAGGCCGTAATAGTATTAATTATAATCAATTGCCGAGTGGGTATTATCAGCTGGATATTCGGTTAATCGACAGCATCGGATCTGAAATTAGCAGAGAAAACGTAGCTATCAGTAATGTCGATTATCAAAATAATCAAGGTTGGTTCGTCACTGCTGGACGAGGACAAAATGAAGCCAATTTATTACAACTTGGCGGTAGCCAACATAATCGCTACTTTCAGTACAACGTCACACTGCTCGGCGATACCGATCATCAATGGATAGCGGAAACGAATATATCACGCCCCATGCGCTTTAAAAATATACAAATTAATCCAACCTTAGGATTAGTTTCAAGCAGGAATAGTGCAGGCAGTTATGGCCGTTTGAGGGCAGGTAATCACGCCCTAGGCTATCTGACGTTATCCTATTACCAACTCCCTTCTATTCCCACTTACCTTTCTGACAGAAAAAATAGCATCCTTTCTTATCATCGTAATTTCGGCGCATTTCAGCTTAGTTACCGTTTTGATCACACCAACCGCACTGTCGAGCAAAGCATCAAGGCAAGCTGGCAATGGACTCAGCCGATTTTTAATACCCTCTTTACACTAGCAGCAAAAAGAAGAGGCGATAATTACAGTATATTCCTCAATACGGCTATCGCTTTTAATCAAATCAATCTCAATATTGATAATACCTACAGCGATAAACAACTCACCATGAGTGCGCAATATAAACAACAGCGAGTTGATGACTATGGTGCTACCATTTTTGGTGTCGACAGTGATATCACTGGAAAAAATTACCATTTCAGCAGCGATATTCAACGCTTAGGTAGCCGAGGGAATAGCTGGCTACGTGTCGGCATCCATGATCAAGTAATCAATAGTCGTTTGCATTACGATGGTATGTTAGCCGCCAATAGCGGTGGTATCGCGTTAGGATCTAGTCATCACAGCGGTGTAGCCATGCTGGTAAAAACACCCAATTTAGCCGATACCCCCTATAGTTTTAACGTTGAAGGCTTCCCGGTAGCACATGGCGGAACTTATGCAGTACCCGTATCTCGCTATCAAGATCGCCGCTTTGCTCACACAGATTGGCGTCGTAGTGATGTCGATATGGCACTGAAGTTGCCAGCAGACATAGTACGAGGGCACCCTGGTCAAGTATTTTCAGTCACTGCCGATGTCAAATTAAATTTACTTTACAATGGCTTTTTTGTTGATGCTCACCATCAACCGATATCCGGTATCATCGATGAAACCGGTGATGTCATTCACCCTAATGGCCTATTTTCCATGAATGCCCATCGGATGCTGAAATACATCAGCATTCATAACCAATCTGCGCGCTATAGTTGTGATATGCGCCAACATCACAACTATTACTATTTTTGTCGGCCTGATTTACCCACCCTCAATCATCAGGAAAAATTATGA
- the glyS gene encoding glycine--tRNA ligase subunit beta, whose translation MTKQTFLVEIGTEELPPKALRSLAQSFADHFITELNDAHLSHGNLKWFATPRRLALQVTDLSTTQADRIIEKRGPAITQAYDALGKATKAAESWACGCGITLDQAERLRTEKGEWLLYRAQIKGQSATSLLPRLVNTALSKLPIPKLMRWGDKSTQFVRPVHTVTLLLGNELIPGTLLGVDSARLIRGHRFMGEATLTLDNAEQYPQILLTRGSVIADYETRKAQIKSQIEQTAQTLGGIADIDEDLLEEVTSLVEWPVVLTASFEKKFLLVPAEALVHTMKADQKYFPVYDQVGQLSSNFIFVANIASKDPQQIIAGNEKVIRPRLADAEFFFNTDRQKPLVDYLPRLESVLFQQQLGTLRDKTDRISALSGWIAEQIGADIPHAIRAGLLSKCDLMTNMVFEFTETQGVMGMHYARHDGEDEQVALALYEQYLPRFSGDLLPSKPVSCALAIADKIDTLVGIFGIGQPPKGDKDPFALRRAALGVLRIITLNKLPLDLQTLSQQAERLYGSKLINKKGVNEVVEFMLGRFRAWYQEEGHSVDTIQAVLACHPTKPADFDARIKAVSHFRTLDAAVALTAANKRVSNILAKSTDILPDDVDVSLLTDPAELTLATDLIALSDQLEPLFASGRYQEALSKLAALREVVDRFFDNVMVMVEDNSVRINRLTLLNKLRALFLKIADISLLR comes from the coding sequence ATGACGAAACAAACTTTCCTGGTAGAAATCGGCACAGAAGAGCTACCACCGAAGGCGCTGCGCTCTTTAGCGCAATCTTTTGCCGATCACTTTATCACTGAACTCAATGATGCCCATTTATCACATGGCAACCTGAAGTGGTTTGCTACCCCGCGTCGTTTAGCCTTGCAAGTAACGGATCTCAGTACCACACAGGCCGACCGGATAATAGAAAAGCGCGGGCCGGCGATAACGCAAGCCTATGATGCCCTTGGCAAGGCAACCAAAGCAGCAGAAAGCTGGGCCTGTGGATGCGGCATTACGCTCGATCAGGCTGAGCGTCTGCGTACAGAAAAAGGCGAGTGGTTGCTGTATCGTGCACAGATAAAAGGTCAATCAGCAACATCACTGCTGCCCCGTTTGGTCAATACCGCGCTAAGTAAATTACCGATCCCAAAACTGATGCGGTGGGGAGATAAAAGCACGCAATTTGTACGCCCAGTCCATACGGTGACGCTATTGTTAGGTAATGAATTAATTCCTGGCACCCTGCTCGGCGTCGATTCTGCTCGCCTGATCCGAGGGCATCGTTTTATGGGAGAAGCCACACTCACCTTAGATAACGCTGAACAGTATCCACAAATCTTGTTAACACGAGGATCAGTGATTGCGGATTATGAAACCCGTAAAGCACAAATCAAATCTCAAATTGAACAAACCGCGCAAACCCTCGGTGGTATTGCTGATATAGATGAAGATCTGCTAGAAGAAGTGACTTCATTGGTGGAATGGCCTGTGGTACTCACCGCCAGCTTTGAAAAAAAATTCTTGCTGGTACCGGCAGAAGCGCTGGTGCACACCATGAAAGCGGATCAAAAATACTTTCCGGTTTATGATCAGGTCGGTCAATTGTCATCAAACTTTATCTTTGTCGCCAATATCGCTTCTAAAGATCCACAGCAGATCATCGCCGGTAACGAAAAAGTCATCCGACCCCGTTTAGCAGACGCTGAATTTTTCTTTAACACTGATCGGCAAAAACCTTTGGTAGATTATTTACCTCGCTTAGAAAGCGTATTATTTCAGCAGCAACTGGGCACCTTGCGGGATAAAACCGATCGAATTTCAGCGTTAAGCGGTTGGATTGCTGAACAGATTGGCGCAGATATTCCACATGCGATCCGGGCAGGCTTATTATCTAAATGTGATTTGATGACCAATATGGTATTCGAATTCACTGAGACACAAGGGGTGATGGGCATGCATTATGCGCGCCACGACGGTGAAGATGAACAGGTCGCATTGGCACTTTATGAACAATATCTACCCCGGTTTTCCGGCGATCTATTGCCATCAAAACCGGTTTCCTGCGCGTTAGCGATTGCCGATAAAATAGACACCTTAGTCGGTATTTTCGGTATTGGCCAACCGCCCAAGGGTGATAAAGATCCCTTCGCACTAAGGCGCGCCGCCTTGGGTGTTTTACGTATTATCACGCTCAATAAGCTGCCGTTAGATCTGCAAACACTCAGCCAACAGGCGGAACGCCTTTACGGCAGCAAACTGATCAATAAAAAGGGGGTCAATGAGGTAGTTGAATTTATGCTAGGCCGTTTTCGCGCATGGTATCAAGAGGAAGGACACAGTGTTGACACCATCCAAGCGGTGCTCGCATGCCATCCAACCAAACCCGCTGATTTTGACGCCAGAATAAAAGCAGTGAGCCATTTTCGCACGCTAGACGCCGCAGTAGCTTTAACGGCAGCCAATAAACGGGTGTCTAATATTTTGGCCAAATCCACGGATATTTTACCTGATGATGTTGATGTTTCATTGTTAACCGATCCGGCAGAATTGACATTGGCGACGGATTTAATTGCGCTCAGTGATCAGCTGGAGCCATTATTTGCCAGCGGTCGTTATCAGGAAGCATTAAGCAAATTAGCCGCATTGCGGGAAGTGGTAGATCGTTTTTTCGACAATGTGATGGTGATGGTTGAAGATAACAGCGTGCGCATTAATCGCTTGACGTTACTCAATAAACTCCGTGCCCTGTTTTTAAAAATAGCCGATATATCGTTATTGCGATAA
- a CDS encoding fimbria/pilus periplasmic chaperone: MIFPYFLLKSGLFKSLLLKIALLLSVTAAHAQLLAIPTRITVEGLEKDQTIRVINKGDIPIYLNVILERIENPGKNPENKTPIGQIQHPEMIFNPTRITLGAKQERHINLIPLTTPLQETLYRLYITPVTQTKIKGIDDKKITVPLTFGVAYGVLIHHLPASAQQTQRWEYQCMEPSGIKLTAMGKIHNSFNDLRVPNSQQEIPSSQNVYPGTPILLPNIKQLSGEVEEKSFSIVCP, encoded by the coding sequence ATGATATTCCCTTATTTTTTATTAAAAAGTGGCTTATTCAAAAGTTTGTTATTAAAAATCGCCCTATTGCTTTCCGTTACAGCAGCGCACGCCCAACTGCTTGCTATTCCAACGCGAATTACGGTAGAAGGATTAGAAAAAGATCAGACTATTCGAGTGATTAATAAAGGTGATATCCCTATTTATTTAAATGTGATATTAGAGCGTATTGAAAATCCCGGAAAGAATCCAGAAAATAAAACACCAATAGGCCAGATCCAACATCCTGAAATGATATTTAATCCCACACGTATTACTTTAGGAGCAAAACAAGAACGTCATATTAATTTAATTCCTTTAACCACGCCTCTACAGGAAACGTTATATCGTCTTTATATTACGCCAGTGACACAAACTAAAATAAAGGGAATAGATGATAAAAAAATAACCGTGCCGCTAACCTTTGGCGTAGCTTATGGGGTATTAATTCATCATTTACCCGCATCTGCACAACAAACTCAGCGCTGGGAATATCAATGCATGGAGCCAAGCGGAATAAAACTGACCGCCATGGGAAAAATACACAACAGCTTTAATGATCTTCGTGTCCCTAACAGCCAGCAAGAAATCCCCTCTAGCCAAAATGTTTATCCCGGCACGCCGATCCTGTTACCTAATATCAAGCAACTCAGCGGAGAGGTTGAAGAAAAAAGTTTCTCCATCGTTTGCCCATAA